A portion of the Chelonia mydas isolate rCheMyd1 chromosome 23, rCheMyd1.pri.v2, whole genome shotgun sequence genome contains these proteins:
- the DHX34 gene encoding probable ATP-dependent RNA helicase DHX34 isoform X2 → MLSSEKERRAKRRSRDPSPSRGQQGGHWDWSCPEMRRRLEELYFREQDYIRAGSEDSRQFWAFFERLQRFQTLKAKGEPAVWAPPARADPSAAPGLAGLPREYDPCYRINLSVLSRDVEGLARGRSGGPRQGPGVPAEQRSQFRAALLHYLDFAQKQSFAKLAKLQRERAALPIAQYRDRLLRAVAQNQVVVVAGDTGCGKSTQVPQYLLAAGYSHVACTQPRRIACISLAKRVGFESLHQYGAEVGYQIRFESTRSPATKIVFLTEGLLLRQVQREPALPGYQVLIADEVHERHLHSDFLLGVLRRLLPARPDLKLVLMSATINIRLFAGYFGGAPVVQVPGRLFPITVVYQPIPQEEALAASRKPERLDPRPYLRVLQAIDHKYPPEERGDLLVFLSGVAEISAVLEAAQAYATHTQRWVVLPLHSTLSIAEQDKVFDMPPPGVRKCIVSTNIAETSVTIDGVRFVLDSGKVKELSYDPQAKLQRLQEFWISRASAEQRKGRAGRTGPGVCYRLYAESDYDAFAPYPVPEIQRVALDALVLQMKSMGLGDPRTFPFLEPPPQSSLETAVRYLREQGALDRAESLTPIGSLLAQLPVDVVIGKMLVLGALFGLAEPVLTVAAALSVQSPFLRPTRTNPDCATARRPLESPHGDPLTLLNTFNEWVQVKSERAGSSRKWCRRRGLEEHRLYEAANLRRQFQELLRDHGLLEPVQGPRDSYARQSRHRERRELHRLRQRHEETEGRKRKVLRLQEGEAGSSSDEGASRTGPSGVDIQIFHTKNKQGIVLHPTCVFASSPELLQATEEKAEPGRSRGSQEGLSSRHQLLAFVSLLETNKPYLGNCLRAPALQALLLFSRALDTNADCTRLVADSWLELCVPDSAAALRLLSAALQLRAAWEGLLNRQLEGRRGEPGHRPDPREVATLRQGLLEFLQQKVQYSLRRLTALEKQNGYVGPQTVAAAPGLPGLFQGAEMTPDEEKGGYRVAEFLTYNCLASETDLYSDCLRSFWTCPHCGLYMPFTPMERVSHESGCRPQPQEAPLEEAAESSAKATALQRPYHCDACERDFLFTSTEILRHRKQHQ, encoded by the exons ATGCTATCGTCGGAGAAGGAGCGCAGGGCCAAGAGGCGAAGCAGAGACCCCTCCCCGTCCCGGGGGCAGCAGGGCGGCCACTGGGACTGGAGCTGCCCCGAGATGCGGCGCCGGCTGGAGGAGCTGTATTTCCGGGAGCAGGATTACATCCGGGCGGGCTCTGAAGACAGCCGCCAGTTCTGGGCCTTCTTCGAGCGGCTCCAGCGCTTCCAGACCCTGAAGGCTAAGGGGGAGCCGGCGGTGTGGGCTCCCCCGGCCCGGGCTGACCCCTCTGCCGCCCCTGGGCTGGCTGGCCTCCCACGGGAGTACGACCCGTGCTACCGCATCAACCTGTCGGTGCTGAGCAGGGACGTGGAGGGGCTGGCGCGGGGCAGGAGCGGGGGTCCGCGGCAGGGCCCAGGGGTGCCGGCCGAGCAGCGCTCCCAGTTCCGTGCCGCCCTGCTGCATTACCTGGACTTCGCCCAGAAGCAGAGCTTTGCCAAGCTGGCCAAGCTGCAGCGGGAGCGGGCGGCCCTGCCCATTGCTCAGTACCGCGACCGGCTGCTGCGGGCTGTGGCCCAGaaccaggtggtggtggtagccgGCGACACGGGCTGTGGCAAGTCCACACAGGTCCCCCAGTACCTGCTAGCGGCTGGGTACAGTCACGTGGCCTGCACCCAGCCACGTCGCATCGCCTGCATCTCGCTGGCCAAGCGGGTGGGCTTTGAGAGCCTGCACCAGTATGGGGCTGAG gtgGGATACCAGATCCGCTTCGAGAGCACCCGCTCCCCGGCCACCAAGATCGTCTTCCTGacggaggggctgctgctgcggcAGGTGCAGCGCGAGCCGGCGCTGCCCGGGTACCAGGTGCTGATTGCCGACGAGGTGCACGAGCGGCATCTGCATAGCGACTTCCTTCTGGGCGTGCTGCGCCGCCTGCTGCCCGCCCGCCCCGACCTCAAGCTGGTGCTCATGTCGGCCACCATCAACATCCGCCTCTTTGCGGGGTACTTCGGGGGTGCCCCCGTGGTGCAGGTGCCCGGCCGGCTCTTCCCCATCACG GTCGTCTACCAGCCCATCCCCCAGGAGGAGGCTCTGGCAGCGAGCAGGAAGCCGGAGCGGCTGGACCCCCGGCCCTACCTGCGGGTGCTGCAGGCCATCGACCACAAGTACCCGCCCGAGGAGCGGGGCGACCTGCTCGTCTTCCTGAGCGGGGTGGCGGAGATCAGCGCCGTGCTGGAGGCGGCCCAGGCCTATGCCACCCACACCCAGCGCTGGGTCGTGCTGCCCCTGCACAGCACCCTCTCCATTGCCGAGCAGGACAAG gtgttTGACATGCCGCCCCCAGGAGTCCGGAAATGCATCGTCTCCACCAACATCGCCGAGACCTCGGTCACCATCGATGGGGTGCGCTTTGTGCTGGACTCTG GGAAGGTGAAGGAACTCAGCTACGACCCCCAGGCCAAGCTGCAGCGGCTGCAGGAGTTCTGGATCAGCCGGGCCAGCGCCGAGCAGCGGAAGGGGCGTGCGGGCCGGACGGGCCCCGGGGTCTGCTACCGGCTCTATGCTGAATCTGACTACGACGCCTTCGCCCCCTACCCGGTGCCGGAGATCCAGCGCGTGGCGCTCGACGCCCTGGTGCTGCAG ATGAAGAGCATGGGGCTGGGTGACCCCCGGACCTTCCCCTTCCTGGAGCCGCCCCCCCAGTCCAGCCTGGAGACAGCCGTGCGCTACTTGagggagcagggggcgctggACAGGGCCGAGAGCTTGACGCCCATCGGGAGCCTGCTGGCCCAGCTGCCCGTGGACGTGGTGATCG GGAAGATGCTGGTTCTGGGTGCGCTCTTCGGGCTGGCTGAGCCGGTGCTCACTGTGGCGGCAGCGCTGAGCGTGCAGTCCCCATTCCTGCGCCCCACACGCACCAACCCGGACTGTGCCACGGCCCGCCGGCCCCTCGAGAGCCCCCACGGCGACCCGCTGACACTGCTCAATACCTTCAACGAGTGGGTGCAG GTGAAGTCGGAGCGGGctggcagctcccggaagtggtgCCGGCGCCGGGGGCTGGAGGAGCACCGGCTCTACGAGGCGGCCAACCTGCGGCGCCAGTTCCAG GAGCTGCTCCGGGACCACGGTCTGCTGGAGCCTGTGCAGGGGCCCAGGGACAGCTACGCCCGGCAGAGCCGACACCGGGAGCGCCGGGAGCTGCACCGGCTGCGGCAGCGGCATGAGGAGACGGAGGGGCGGAAGCGCAaggtgctgaggctgcaggaagGGGAGGCCGGCTCCTCCAGCGACGAGGGTGCCAGCAGGACCGGGCCGTCAGGCGTCGATATCCAG ATTTTTCACACCAAGAACAAGCAGGGGATTGTCCTGCACCCGACCTGCGTCTttgccagcagcccagagctgctgcaggccaCAGAGGAGAAGGCAGAGCCCGGGAGGAGCAGAG GTTCCCAGGAGGGGCTGAGCAGCCGGCACCAGCTCCTGGCCTTCGTCTCGCTGCTGGAGACCAACAAGCCCTACTTGGGGAACTGCCTGCGGGCGCCGGCCCTGCAG GCTCTCCTACTGTTCTCCCGTGCCCTGGACACCAACGCTGACTGCACGCGGCTGGTGGCAGACTCCTGGCTGGAGCTGTGCGTGCCGGACAGCGCGGCGGCCCTGCGGCTGCTCTCCGCAGCCCTGCAGCTCCGCGCCGCCTGGGAGGGGCTCCTGAACCGGCAGctggaggggaggcggggggagccaGGGCACAGGCCGGACCCTCGGGAGGTGGCGACGctgaggcaggggctgctggAGTTCCTGCAGCAGAAG GTGCAGTACAGCCTGCGCCGGCTGACGGCGTTGGAGAAGCAGAACGGCTACGTGGGGCCCCAGACGGTGGCGGCCGCGCCGGGGCTCCCGGGGCTGTTCCAGGGGGCAGAGATGACGCCGGACGAGGAGAAGGGCGGCTACAGGGTGGCTGAGTTCCTGACCTACAACTGCCTCGCG AGCGAGACCGACCTGTACAGCGACTGTCTGCGCAGCTTCTGGACCTGCCCGCACTGTGGCCTCTACATGCCCTTCACCCCCATGGAGCGCGTGAGCCACGAGAGCGGCTgtcggccccagccccaggagg CTCCCCTGGAAGAGGCCGCTGAGAGTTCAGCCAAAGCAACTGCTCTGCAGAGACCTTATCACTGCGATGCCTGCGAGCGGGACTTCTTGTTCACGTCCACGGAGATCCTGCGGCACAGAAAGCAACACCAGTGA
- the DHX34 gene encoding probable ATP-dependent RNA helicase DHX34 isoform X1 gives MLSSEKERRAKRRSRDPSPSRGQQGGHWDWSCPEMRRRLEELYFREQDYIRAGSEDSRQFWAFFERLQRFQTLKAKGEPAVWAPPARADPSAAPGLAGLPREYDPCYRINLSVLSRDVEGLARGRSGGPRQGPGVPAEQRSQFRAALLHYLDFAQKQSFAKLAKLQRERAALPIAQYRDRLLRAVAQNQVVVVAGDTGCGKSTQVPQYLLAAGYSHVACTQPRRIACISLAKRVGFESLHQYGAEVGYQIRFESTRSPATKIVFLTEGLLLRQVQREPALPGYQVLIADEVHERHLHSDFLLGVLRRLLPARPDLKLVLMSATINIRLFAGYFGGAPVVQVPGRLFPITVVYQPIPQEEALAASRKPERLDPRPYLRVLQAIDHKYPPEERGDLLVFLSGVAEISAVLEAAQAYATHTQRWVVLPLHSTLSIAEQDKVFDMPPPGVRKCIVSTNIAETSVTIDGVRFVLDSGKVKELSYDPQAKLQRLQEFWISRASAEQRKGRAGRTGPGVCYRLYAESDYDAFAPYPVPEIQRVALDALVLQMKSMGLGDPRTFPFLEPPPQSSLETAVRYLREQGALDRAESLTPIGSLLAQLPVDVVIGKMLVLGALFGLAEPVLTVAAALSVQSPFLRPTRTNPDCATARRPLESPHGDPLTLLNTFNEWVQVKSERAGSSRKWCRRRGLEEHRLYEAANLRRQFQELLRDHGLLEPVQGPRDSYARQSRHRERRELHRLRQRHEETEGRKRKVLRLQEGEAGSSSDEGASRTGPSGVDIQDVKFKLRHNVDELQAASGAALSSHQLALLKLVLCRGLYPQLAVPDQYNSCRKDSDQIFHTKNKQGIVLHPTCVFASSPELLQATEEKAEPGRSRGSQEGLSSRHQLLAFVSLLETNKPYLGNCLRAPALQALLLFSRALDTNADCTRLVADSWLELCVPDSAAALRLLSAALQLRAAWEGLLNRQLEGRRGEPGHRPDPREVATLRQGLLEFLQQKVQYSLRRLTALEKQNGYVGPQTVAAAPGLPGLFQGAEMTPDEEKGGYRVAEFLTYNCLASETDLYSDCLRSFWTCPHCGLYMPFTPMERVSHESGCRPQPQEAPLEEAAESSAKATALQRPYHCDACERDFLFTSTEILRHRKQHQ, from the exons ATGCTATCGTCGGAGAAGGAGCGCAGGGCCAAGAGGCGAAGCAGAGACCCCTCCCCGTCCCGGGGGCAGCAGGGCGGCCACTGGGACTGGAGCTGCCCCGAGATGCGGCGCCGGCTGGAGGAGCTGTATTTCCGGGAGCAGGATTACATCCGGGCGGGCTCTGAAGACAGCCGCCAGTTCTGGGCCTTCTTCGAGCGGCTCCAGCGCTTCCAGACCCTGAAGGCTAAGGGGGAGCCGGCGGTGTGGGCTCCCCCGGCCCGGGCTGACCCCTCTGCCGCCCCTGGGCTGGCTGGCCTCCCACGGGAGTACGACCCGTGCTACCGCATCAACCTGTCGGTGCTGAGCAGGGACGTGGAGGGGCTGGCGCGGGGCAGGAGCGGGGGTCCGCGGCAGGGCCCAGGGGTGCCGGCCGAGCAGCGCTCCCAGTTCCGTGCCGCCCTGCTGCATTACCTGGACTTCGCCCAGAAGCAGAGCTTTGCCAAGCTGGCCAAGCTGCAGCGGGAGCGGGCGGCCCTGCCCATTGCTCAGTACCGCGACCGGCTGCTGCGGGCTGTGGCCCAGaaccaggtggtggtggtagccgGCGACACGGGCTGTGGCAAGTCCACACAGGTCCCCCAGTACCTGCTAGCGGCTGGGTACAGTCACGTGGCCTGCACCCAGCCACGTCGCATCGCCTGCATCTCGCTGGCCAAGCGGGTGGGCTTTGAGAGCCTGCACCAGTATGGGGCTGAG gtgGGATACCAGATCCGCTTCGAGAGCACCCGCTCCCCGGCCACCAAGATCGTCTTCCTGacggaggggctgctgctgcggcAGGTGCAGCGCGAGCCGGCGCTGCCCGGGTACCAGGTGCTGATTGCCGACGAGGTGCACGAGCGGCATCTGCATAGCGACTTCCTTCTGGGCGTGCTGCGCCGCCTGCTGCCCGCCCGCCCCGACCTCAAGCTGGTGCTCATGTCGGCCACCATCAACATCCGCCTCTTTGCGGGGTACTTCGGGGGTGCCCCCGTGGTGCAGGTGCCCGGCCGGCTCTTCCCCATCACG GTCGTCTACCAGCCCATCCCCCAGGAGGAGGCTCTGGCAGCGAGCAGGAAGCCGGAGCGGCTGGACCCCCGGCCCTACCTGCGGGTGCTGCAGGCCATCGACCACAAGTACCCGCCCGAGGAGCGGGGCGACCTGCTCGTCTTCCTGAGCGGGGTGGCGGAGATCAGCGCCGTGCTGGAGGCGGCCCAGGCCTATGCCACCCACACCCAGCGCTGGGTCGTGCTGCCCCTGCACAGCACCCTCTCCATTGCCGAGCAGGACAAG gtgttTGACATGCCGCCCCCAGGAGTCCGGAAATGCATCGTCTCCACCAACATCGCCGAGACCTCGGTCACCATCGATGGGGTGCGCTTTGTGCTGGACTCTG GGAAGGTGAAGGAACTCAGCTACGACCCCCAGGCCAAGCTGCAGCGGCTGCAGGAGTTCTGGATCAGCCGGGCCAGCGCCGAGCAGCGGAAGGGGCGTGCGGGCCGGACGGGCCCCGGGGTCTGCTACCGGCTCTATGCTGAATCTGACTACGACGCCTTCGCCCCCTACCCGGTGCCGGAGATCCAGCGCGTGGCGCTCGACGCCCTGGTGCTGCAG ATGAAGAGCATGGGGCTGGGTGACCCCCGGACCTTCCCCTTCCTGGAGCCGCCCCCCCAGTCCAGCCTGGAGACAGCCGTGCGCTACTTGagggagcagggggcgctggACAGGGCCGAGAGCTTGACGCCCATCGGGAGCCTGCTGGCCCAGCTGCCCGTGGACGTGGTGATCG GGAAGATGCTGGTTCTGGGTGCGCTCTTCGGGCTGGCTGAGCCGGTGCTCACTGTGGCGGCAGCGCTGAGCGTGCAGTCCCCATTCCTGCGCCCCACACGCACCAACCCGGACTGTGCCACGGCCCGCCGGCCCCTCGAGAGCCCCCACGGCGACCCGCTGACACTGCTCAATACCTTCAACGAGTGGGTGCAG GTGAAGTCGGAGCGGGctggcagctcccggaagtggtgCCGGCGCCGGGGGCTGGAGGAGCACCGGCTCTACGAGGCGGCCAACCTGCGGCGCCAGTTCCAG GAGCTGCTCCGGGACCACGGTCTGCTGGAGCCTGTGCAGGGGCCCAGGGACAGCTACGCCCGGCAGAGCCGACACCGGGAGCGCCGGGAGCTGCACCGGCTGCGGCAGCGGCATGAGGAGACGGAGGGGCGGAAGCGCAaggtgctgaggctgcaggaagGGGAGGCCGGCTCCTCCAGCGACGAGGGTGCCAGCAGGACCGGGCCGTCAGGCGTCGATATCCAG GACGTCAAGTTCAAGCTACGGCACAACGTGGACGAGCTCCAGGCTGCGTCCGGCGCGGCCCTGTCCTCCCACCAGCTTGCCCTGCTCAAGCTGGTGCTGTGCAGGGGTCTCTACCCCCAGCTGGCCGTGCCCGATCAGTACAACAGCTGCCGCAAGGACTCTGACCAG ATTTTTCACACCAAGAACAAGCAGGGGATTGTCCTGCACCCGACCTGCGTCTttgccagcagcccagagctgctgcaggccaCAGAGGAGAAGGCAGAGCCCGGGAGGAGCAGAG GTTCCCAGGAGGGGCTGAGCAGCCGGCACCAGCTCCTGGCCTTCGTCTCGCTGCTGGAGACCAACAAGCCCTACTTGGGGAACTGCCTGCGGGCGCCGGCCCTGCAG GCTCTCCTACTGTTCTCCCGTGCCCTGGACACCAACGCTGACTGCACGCGGCTGGTGGCAGACTCCTGGCTGGAGCTGTGCGTGCCGGACAGCGCGGCGGCCCTGCGGCTGCTCTCCGCAGCCCTGCAGCTCCGCGCCGCCTGGGAGGGGCTCCTGAACCGGCAGctggaggggaggcggggggagccaGGGCACAGGCCGGACCCTCGGGAGGTGGCGACGctgaggcaggggctgctggAGTTCCTGCAGCAGAAG GTGCAGTACAGCCTGCGCCGGCTGACGGCGTTGGAGAAGCAGAACGGCTACGTGGGGCCCCAGACGGTGGCGGCCGCGCCGGGGCTCCCGGGGCTGTTCCAGGGGGCAGAGATGACGCCGGACGAGGAGAAGGGCGGCTACAGGGTGGCTGAGTTCCTGACCTACAACTGCCTCGCG AGCGAGACCGACCTGTACAGCGACTGTCTGCGCAGCTTCTGGACCTGCCCGCACTGTGGCCTCTACATGCCCTTCACCCCCATGGAGCGCGTGAGCCACGAGAGCGGCTgtcggccccagccccaggagg CTCCCCTGGAAGAGGCCGCTGAGAGTTCAGCCAAAGCAACTGCTCTGCAGAGACCTTATCACTGCGATGCCTGCGAGCGGGACTTCTTGTTCACGTCCACGGAGATCCTGCGGCACAGAAAGCAACACCAGTGA
- the DHX34 gene encoding probable ATP-dependent RNA helicase DHX34 isoform X3 — translation MLSSEKERRAKRRSRDPSPSRGQQGGHWDWSCPEMRRRLEELYFREQDYIRAGSEDSRQFWAFFERLQRFQTLKAKGEPAVWAPPARADPSAAPGLAGLPREYDPCYRINLSVLSRDVEGLARGRSGGPRQGPGVPAEQRSQFRAALLHYLDFAQKQSFAKLAKLQRERAALPIAQYRDRLLRAVAQNQVVVVAGDTGCGKSTQVPQYLLAAGYSHVACTQPRRIACISLAKRVGFESLHQYGAEVGYQIRFESTRSPATKIVFLTEGLLLRQVQREPALPGYQVLIADEVHERHLHSDFLLGVLRRLLPARPDLKLVLMSATINIRLFAGYFGGAPVVQVPGRLFPITVVYQPIPQEEALAASRKPERLDPRPYLRVLQAIDHKYPPEERGDLLVFLSGVAEISAVLEAAQAYATHTQRWVVLPLHSTLSIAEQDKVFDMPPPGVRKCIVSTNIAETSVTIDGVRFVLDSGKVKELSYDPQAKLQRLQEFWISRASAEQRKGRAGRTGPGVCYRLYAESDYDAFAPYPVPEIQRVALDALVLQMKSMGLGDPRTFPFLEPPPQSSLETAVRYLREQGALDRAESLTPIGSLLAQLPVDVVIGKMLVLGALFGLAEPVLTVAAALSVQSPFLRPTRTNPDCATARRPLESPHGDPLTLLNTFNEWVQVKSERAGSSRKWCRRRGLEEHRLYEAANLRRQFQELLRDHGLLEPVQGPRDSYARQSRHRERRELHRLRQRHEETEGRKRKVLRLQEGEAGSSSDEGASRTGPSGVDIQDVKFKLRHNVDELQAASGAALSSHQLALLKLVLCRGLYPQLAVPDQYNSCRKDSDQIFHTKNKQGIVLHPTCVFASSPELLQATEEKAEPGRSRGPLLWLCRFPGGAEQPAPAPGLRLAAGDQQALLGELPAGAGPAGSPTVLPCPGHQR, via the exons ATGCTATCGTCGGAGAAGGAGCGCAGGGCCAAGAGGCGAAGCAGAGACCCCTCCCCGTCCCGGGGGCAGCAGGGCGGCCACTGGGACTGGAGCTGCCCCGAGATGCGGCGCCGGCTGGAGGAGCTGTATTTCCGGGAGCAGGATTACATCCGGGCGGGCTCTGAAGACAGCCGCCAGTTCTGGGCCTTCTTCGAGCGGCTCCAGCGCTTCCAGACCCTGAAGGCTAAGGGGGAGCCGGCGGTGTGGGCTCCCCCGGCCCGGGCTGACCCCTCTGCCGCCCCTGGGCTGGCTGGCCTCCCACGGGAGTACGACCCGTGCTACCGCATCAACCTGTCGGTGCTGAGCAGGGACGTGGAGGGGCTGGCGCGGGGCAGGAGCGGGGGTCCGCGGCAGGGCCCAGGGGTGCCGGCCGAGCAGCGCTCCCAGTTCCGTGCCGCCCTGCTGCATTACCTGGACTTCGCCCAGAAGCAGAGCTTTGCCAAGCTGGCCAAGCTGCAGCGGGAGCGGGCGGCCCTGCCCATTGCTCAGTACCGCGACCGGCTGCTGCGGGCTGTGGCCCAGaaccaggtggtggtggtagccgGCGACACGGGCTGTGGCAAGTCCACACAGGTCCCCCAGTACCTGCTAGCGGCTGGGTACAGTCACGTGGCCTGCACCCAGCCACGTCGCATCGCCTGCATCTCGCTGGCCAAGCGGGTGGGCTTTGAGAGCCTGCACCAGTATGGGGCTGAG gtgGGATACCAGATCCGCTTCGAGAGCACCCGCTCCCCGGCCACCAAGATCGTCTTCCTGacggaggggctgctgctgcggcAGGTGCAGCGCGAGCCGGCGCTGCCCGGGTACCAGGTGCTGATTGCCGACGAGGTGCACGAGCGGCATCTGCATAGCGACTTCCTTCTGGGCGTGCTGCGCCGCCTGCTGCCCGCCCGCCCCGACCTCAAGCTGGTGCTCATGTCGGCCACCATCAACATCCGCCTCTTTGCGGGGTACTTCGGGGGTGCCCCCGTGGTGCAGGTGCCCGGCCGGCTCTTCCCCATCACG GTCGTCTACCAGCCCATCCCCCAGGAGGAGGCTCTGGCAGCGAGCAGGAAGCCGGAGCGGCTGGACCCCCGGCCCTACCTGCGGGTGCTGCAGGCCATCGACCACAAGTACCCGCCCGAGGAGCGGGGCGACCTGCTCGTCTTCCTGAGCGGGGTGGCGGAGATCAGCGCCGTGCTGGAGGCGGCCCAGGCCTATGCCACCCACACCCAGCGCTGGGTCGTGCTGCCCCTGCACAGCACCCTCTCCATTGCCGAGCAGGACAAG gtgttTGACATGCCGCCCCCAGGAGTCCGGAAATGCATCGTCTCCACCAACATCGCCGAGACCTCGGTCACCATCGATGGGGTGCGCTTTGTGCTGGACTCTG GGAAGGTGAAGGAACTCAGCTACGACCCCCAGGCCAAGCTGCAGCGGCTGCAGGAGTTCTGGATCAGCCGGGCCAGCGCCGAGCAGCGGAAGGGGCGTGCGGGCCGGACGGGCCCCGGGGTCTGCTACCGGCTCTATGCTGAATCTGACTACGACGCCTTCGCCCCCTACCCGGTGCCGGAGATCCAGCGCGTGGCGCTCGACGCCCTGGTGCTGCAG ATGAAGAGCATGGGGCTGGGTGACCCCCGGACCTTCCCCTTCCTGGAGCCGCCCCCCCAGTCCAGCCTGGAGACAGCCGTGCGCTACTTGagggagcagggggcgctggACAGGGCCGAGAGCTTGACGCCCATCGGGAGCCTGCTGGCCCAGCTGCCCGTGGACGTGGTGATCG GGAAGATGCTGGTTCTGGGTGCGCTCTTCGGGCTGGCTGAGCCGGTGCTCACTGTGGCGGCAGCGCTGAGCGTGCAGTCCCCATTCCTGCGCCCCACACGCACCAACCCGGACTGTGCCACGGCCCGCCGGCCCCTCGAGAGCCCCCACGGCGACCCGCTGACACTGCTCAATACCTTCAACGAGTGGGTGCAG GTGAAGTCGGAGCGGGctggcagctcccggaagtggtgCCGGCGCCGGGGGCTGGAGGAGCACCGGCTCTACGAGGCGGCCAACCTGCGGCGCCAGTTCCAG GAGCTGCTCCGGGACCACGGTCTGCTGGAGCCTGTGCAGGGGCCCAGGGACAGCTACGCCCGGCAGAGCCGACACCGGGAGCGCCGGGAGCTGCACCGGCTGCGGCAGCGGCATGAGGAGACGGAGGGGCGGAAGCGCAaggtgctgaggctgcaggaagGGGAGGCCGGCTCCTCCAGCGACGAGGGTGCCAGCAGGACCGGGCCGTCAGGCGTCGATATCCAG GACGTCAAGTTCAAGCTACGGCACAACGTGGACGAGCTCCAGGCTGCGTCCGGCGCGGCCCTGTCCTCCCACCAGCTTGCCCTGCTCAAGCTGGTGCTGTGCAGGGGTCTCTACCCCCAGCTGGCCGTGCCCGATCAGTACAACAGCTGCCGCAAGGACTCTGACCAG ATTTTTCACACCAAGAACAAGCAGGGGATTGTCCTGCACCCGACCTGCGTCTttgccagcagcccagagctgctgcaggccaCAGAGGAGAAGGCAGAGCCCGGGAGGAGCAGAGGT CCCCTCTTGTGGCTGTGCAGGTTCCCAGGAGGGGCTGAGCAGCCGGCACCAGCTCCTGGCCTTCGTCTCGCTGCTGGAGACCAACAAGCCCTACTTGGGGAACTGCCTGCGGGCGCCGGCCCTGCAG GCTCTCCTACTGTTCTCCCGTGCCCTGGACACCAACGCTGA